Proteins from one Longimicrobium terrae genomic window:
- a CDS encoding MBL fold metallo-hydrolase — MSERPPHHGPDGRFRIPWPLVHPDRTRNGGVLRWQRERMMQKRAPDPRPEQLPPGTPEVARPRAAAEEVRITWIGHATFLVQMGGLNLLTDPHFSERASPFQFMGPRRFVPPAVDFDALPPIDAVLLSHDHYDHLDAPTVKRLHRKYGTALTWIAPLGHAEWLAGARIRHNVHDVDWWDSVELRGPAGPVSVTCAPAQHWTRRTLREFNNRLWGSFAIRSATRAVYFGGDSGYFRGYPEIGARLGPFDAVLMPIGAYDPRWFMAPAHMDPEEAVQSYREMGGGGVFIPMHWGTFRLTDEDPLEPPIRLHKAWEDSGLPPDDLRVLRHGDTVIL, encoded by the coding sequence ATGAGCGAGCGTCCCCCGCACCACGGCCCGGACGGCCGGTTCCGCATTCCCTGGCCCCTCGTCCATCCGGACCGCACGCGCAACGGCGGCGTGCTGCGCTGGCAGCGCGAGCGGATGATGCAGAAGCGCGCGCCCGATCCGCGGCCGGAGCAGCTTCCGCCGGGCACGCCGGAGGTCGCGCGCCCCCGCGCCGCGGCGGAAGAGGTGCGGATCACCTGGATTGGCCACGCGACGTTTCTGGTGCAGATGGGCGGATTGAACCTGCTGACCGATCCGCACTTCAGCGAGCGCGCGTCGCCGTTCCAGTTCATGGGTCCGCGCCGGTTCGTGCCGCCGGCCGTCGACTTCGATGCACTGCCGCCCATCGACGCCGTGCTGCTGTCGCACGATCACTACGATCACCTGGACGCGCCGACGGTAAAGCGTCTCCATCGAAAGTACGGCACCGCGTTGACGTGGATCGCGCCGCTGGGGCACGCGGAGTGGCTGGCCGGGGCGCGAATCCGCCACAACGTGCACGACGTGGACTGGTGGGATTCCGTGGAGCTGCGCGGCCCCGCCGGTCCGGTTTCCGTCACCTGTGCGCCCGCGCAGCACTGGACCCGCCGCACGCTGCGCGAGTTCAACAACCGGCTGTGGGGATCGTTCGCCATCCGGAGCGCGACACGGGCGGTCTATTTTGGCGGGGACAGCGGGTACTTTCGCGGATATCCGGAGATCGGCGCGCGGCTGGGCCCGTTCGACGCCGTGCTGATGCCCATCGGCGCGTACGATCCGCGGTGGTTCATGGCGCCTGCGCACATGGATCCCGAGGAGGCGGTGCAGTCGTACCGCGAGATGGGCGGCGGGGGCGTCTTCATCCCCATGCACTGGGGTACGTTCCGCCTGACCGACGAGGATCCTCTGGAACCGCCGATCCGCCTGCACAAGGCATGGGAGGACTCCGGGCTGCCTCCGGACGATCTGCGCGTCCTCAGGCACGGCGATACAGTCATCCTGTAG
- a CDS encoding Nif3-like dinuclear metal center hexameric protein, protein MDLRTIVTYLDEYLRIRAVPDYPTALNGLQVDGGRTQVRRVAVAVDAAQATIDRAVAGGADLLIVHHGLFWDGNQPVTGRRYRRLKALLDADLPLYSAHLPLDVHPEVGNNAVLARELGIDIQGTFGEYKGSPVGVWGTVDEMLREALAARLDALLGVRVKLVPGGPERVRRVGVITGGAGGSVADAVAAGLDAFVTGEGAHHNFFDAEEGGINLLLGGHYATETWGVRALGKHLEEKFGIEWMFIDHPTGL, encoded by the coding sequence ATGGACCTTCGCACGATCGTTACGTACCTGGATGAGTACCTGCGCATCCGCGCGGTGCCGGATTACCCCACCGCGCTCAACGGGCTGCAGGTGGATGGCGGGCGCACGCAGGTGCGGCGCGTTGCCGTGGCTGTGGACGCCGCGCAGGCCACCATCGACCGTGCCGTCGCGGGCGGCGCGGACCTGCTGATTGTGCATCACGGCCTGTTCTGGGACGGAAACCAGCCCGTCACCGGCCGCCGCTACCGCCGCCTCAAGGCGCTGCTGGACGCCGATCTGCCGCTGTACAGCGCGCACCTGCCGCTGGACGTGCACCCCGAGGTGGGCAACAACGCCGTCCTGGCGCGCGAACTCGGGATCGACATCCAGGGCACCTTCGGGGAGTACAAGGGCAGCCCCGTGGGCGTGTGGGGCACGGTGGACGAGATGCTGCGCGAAGCCCTGGCCGCGCGGCTGGACGCGTTGCTGGGCGTGCGCGTAAAGCTCGTCCCCGGCGGGCCGGAGCGGGTGCGCCGCGTGGGCGTCATTACCGGCGGGGCGGGCGGATCGGTTGCGGACGCGGTGGCCGCGGGACTGGACGCGTTCGTGACGGGAGAGGGTGCGCACCACAACTTCTTTGACGCCGAGGAGGGTGGCATCAACCTGCTGTTGGGCGGCCACTACGCCACGGAAACCTGGGGCGTGCGCGCGCTCGGGAAGCACCTGGAGGAGAAGTTCGGGATCGAGTGGATGTTCATCGATCACCCGACAGGACTATGA
- a CDS encoding cyanophycinase yields MDQQPNTNEHENDPVRRRSDRTSGRLVLIGGACEPDGEALGAFLRLSKAREGGRIVGITTASSDPAESARHWLETFQNAGATRVQIPILDRRDLAQDRRIVRMIEEADGIFLGGGDQVHLVATLGGSRVDRAIREAYARGATICGTSAGAAALTETILAGGEPDEYGQMQKLHLGPGFGLLGFRAMIDTHFTQRRRLQRLFMVIGRNPEMLGLGIDEDTALVVEDHLGSVVGRGSVTFVDGRGVRFDNADECMKGAALTLSYLRVGIVGAGYTLNLRERELEVLLEARRTEAAGSAELEVLRSDTDMEA; encoded by the coding sequence ATGGATCAGCAGCCGAACACGAACGAACACGAGAACGACCCCGTCCGCCGCCGGTCGGACCGCACCAGCGGACGCCTGGTGCTCATCGGCGGAGCGTGCGAGCCGGACGGCGAGGCGCTGGGCGCGTTTCTGCGCCTGTCCAAGGCGCGTGAGGGCGGCAGGATCGTGGGGATCACCACGGCCTCGTCGGACCCGGCGGAGTCGGCGCGGCACTGGCTGGAAACGTTCCAGAACGCGGGCGCCACACGGGTGCAGATCCCCATTCTGGACCGCCGCGACCTGGCGCAGGACCGGCGCATCGTGCGGATGATCGAGGAGGCGGACGGCATCTTTCTGGGCGGCGGCGACCAGGTGCACCTGGTCGCCACGCTGGGCGGCTCGCGGGTGGACCGCGCCATCCGCGAAGCGTACGCCCGCGGCGCCACCATCTGCGGAACCAGCGCCGGCGCGGCCGCGCTCACGGAGACGATCCTGGCCGGCGGCGAGCCCGACGAGTACGGGCAGATGCAGAAGCTGCATCTGGGCCCCGGCTTCGGCCTCCTGGGCTTCCGGGCCATGATCGACACGCACTTCACGCAGCGGCGGCGGCTGCAGCGGCTGTTCATGGTCATCGGCCGCAATCCCGAGATGCTGGGGCTGGGCATCGACGAGGACACCGCGCTCGTGGTGGAAGACCATCTCGGGTCCGTCGTGGGGCGCGGTTCGGTGACGTTCGTGGACGGCCGCGGCGTGCGCTTCGACAACGCCGACGAGTGCATGAAGGGCGCGGCGCTCACCCTGAGCTACCTGCGCGTCGGCATCGTGGGCGCCGGGTACACGCTCAACCTGCGCGAGCGCGAACTGGAGGTGCTGCTGGAGGCCCGCCGAACGGAAGCCGCCGGTTCCGCGGAGCTGGAGGTGCTGCGCAGCGACACCGACATGGAAGCCTGA
- a CDS encoding M23 family metallopeptidase, which translates to MSEDRSKTVILVTRDRDLSTRSYELTDRQIRRWKMIAIVAGTLLVVMAGSWLWLAGQAARVPSLRSEVRELRRDRVRAVELETSLKRMEADYAKVRAMLGPDSASLPAHAAPVADTAAAPGDAEGDQASAINTLPRRWPLTAHGYVTRGHFAAIGLHPGMDIAVAAGSRILAAGGGVVEEVGEDSVYGRYVRIAHRDGYESVYGHASKLLVRARQRVAAGRVIALSGSTGVSTAPHLHFEIRKDGRAVDPATLVANPN; encoded by the coding sequence TTGTCTGAAGACCGCAGCAAGACCGTCATTCTGGTTACGCGAGACCGCGACCTGAGCACGCGATCGTACGAACTTACGGATCGGCAGATCCGCAGGTGGAAGATGATCGCGATTGTCGCGGGCACCCTGCTGGTGGTGATGGCCGGGTCGTGGCTGTGGCTGGCGGGCCAGGCCGCGCGGGTGCCGTCGCTGCGCAGCGAAGTGCGCGAGCTGCGGCGGGACCGGGTGCGCGCGGTGGAACTGGAAACGAGCCTGAAGCGCATGGAGGCGGACTACGCCAAGGTGCGCGCCATGCTGGGCCCCGATTCGGCATCCCTCCCCGCCCACGCGGCGCCGGTGGCCGACACGGCCGCGGCCCCGGGCGACGCGGAGGGCGACCAAGCCAGCGCCATCAACACCCTTCCGCGGCGCTGGCCGCTGACCGCGCACGGGTACGTGACGCGCGGGCACTTTGCGGCCATCGGGCTGCATCCGGGAATGGACATCGCCGTGGCCGCGGGGTCGCGCATTCTGGCGGCGGGCGGCGGGGTGGTGGAGGAAGTGGGTGAGGACAGCGTGTACGGCCGCTACGTGCGCATCGCGCACCGCGACGGGTACGAGAGCGTGTACGGACACGCGAGCAAGCTGCTGGTGCGCGCGCGCCAGCGGGTGGCGGCCGGCCGGGTGATCGCCCTCAGCGGCAGCACCGGCGTATCCACGGCCCCGCACCTGCACTTTGAGATTCGCAAGGATGGGCGCGCGGTGGATCCGGCGACCCTGGTAGCCAACCCGAACTGA
- a CDS encoding TIGR04282 family arsenosugar biosynthesis glycosyltransferase, whose amino-acid sequence MLVFVRAPELGRVKTRLAATIGHQAALRVYRRLAEHAVDAARGLPEAGIRVHHTPADAEPAVRAWLGDGLTLLPQAEGDLGVRMRDAFARAFADGHGRVVIIGSDLPEMSTELLRRAFAALEDADAVIGPARDGGYYLLGLTRPVTGVFDGIAWSTPEVFDATMDRLRAAGMEPVVLETLADVDEVDDLPAGWHPSADTDAPADNLR is encoded by the coding sequence GTGCTCGTGTTTGTACGCGCCCCGGAACTGGGGCGCGTAAAGACGCGGCTGGCCGCCACCATCGGCCACCAGGCGGCGCTGCGCGTGTACAGGCGGCTGGCGGAGCACGCCGTCGACGCCGCGCGCGGGCTCCCGGAAGCCGGCATCCGCGTGCATCACACGCCCGCGGACGCGGAGCCGGCGGTCCGCGCGTGGCTGGGGGATGGACTGACGCTGCTGCCGCAGGCGGAGGGCGACCTGGGCGTGCGGATGCGCGACGCTTTCGCCCGCGCCTTTGCCGACGGACATGGGCGCGTCGTCATCATCGGATCGGACCTGCCGGAGATGAGCACGGAACTGCTGCGCCGCGCGTTCGCCGCGCTTGAGGATGCGGACGCGGTGATCGGCCCGGCGCGCGACGGCGGATACTATCTGCTCGGCCTCACCCGTCCCGTCACGGGCGTGTTCGATGGCATCGCGTGGAGCACGCCGGAGGTTTTCGATGCCACGATGGACCGGCTGCGCGCTGCGGGGATGGAGCCCGTCGTTCTGGAGACGCTGGCGGACGTGGATGAGGTGGATGACCTGCCCGCCGGATGGCATCCATCTGCCGACACGGATGCACCGGCAGACAACCTGCGGTAG
- the cphA gene encoding cyanophycin synthetase, with translation MSQAMSEPTAPAAQFDPEQLRVSRLRAVRGPNFWRLAPVIACDLTLGSLEDVPTSEIPGFNDRLLAAMPTLHEHPCSRGTEGGFVERLRAGTHLPHVLEHVALEMQTLAGTDVSFGRVVESGDPGVWWLIVAYEEEEVGLQAVRDAVKLVRACMTGAEFPIQKVTEDLHDLLENTRLGPSTGAIVEEARRRAIPVRRLNSHSLVQLGLGINLRRVQAAMSDYTSAIGVEIAQDKDDTRRVLGAIGLPVPEGGVASTLDGILETAHDIGWPVLIKPLDASHGRGISGRLENDEQIAAAFEVARTYSRRVVIEQFVTGRDYRVLVVDGKLAAVAERVPAHVVGDGTSSVAELITIANRDPRRGSGHSRTLTHLPADKATETYLASCGLSLAHVPAPGETVFLRATANLSTGGTSIDRTDEIHPDNITACEMAAGVVGLDIAGIDVLSPDISVPFRENGAVIIEVNAAPGLRMHTHPSEGQGRQVGAPIIDMLYPPGSPYTIPVIAITGTNGKTTTTRLTAHLFRQTGKTVGFTTTDGVYLQNRMVMEGDMTGPFSANIILSNPTVEVAVLETARGGVIRAGLGFDECDVGVVLNVSADHLGLRGINTVEQLAEVKSVVPAVVKREGHAVLNADDPLVYAMRDRSGGDIVLFSTMAAGENALFDDHIERGGIGARIENDEFVIRRGRLRIPIASVREVPLMMGGAARFQQQNVLAAICTAYVQGVRYDTIRAGLLSFFPSPSMTPGRLNMVRLGDVRVLIDYAHNPAAVEGLVEMVNELPARMRVGVIGAPGDRRDDDIRELGRLCSGLDRVFVKEDKDLRGREPRESALLMIEGLREGGMAEDAIEIVLDEYDAVDRALSVVDAGDLVMMLADKVEGVLKHVQRRQGTA, from the coding sequence ATGTCTCAGGCCATGAGCGAGCCCACGGCTCCCGCCGCGCAGTTCGATCCCGAACAGCTGCGCGTCAGCCGTCTGCGCGCGGTGCGCGGACCCAACTTCTGGCGCCTGGCGCCCGTCATTGCCTGCGACCTCACGCTGGGGTCGCTGGAAGACGTGCCCACGTCCGAGATCCCCGGCTTCAACGACCGGCTGCTGGCCGCCATGCCCACGCTGCACGAGCACCCCTGCTCGCGCGGCACCGAGGGCGGCTTCGTGGAGCGGCTGCGCGCCGGAACGCACCTGCCGCACGTGCTGGAGCACGTCGCGCTGGAGATGCAGACGCTGGCGGGAACCGATGTCTCGTTCGGCCGCGTGGTGGAAAGCGGCGATCCCGGCGTGTGGTGGCTGATCGTGGCGTACGAGGAGGAAGAGGTGGGGCTGCAGGCGGTGCGCGACGCCGTGAAGCTGGTGCGCGCCTGCATGACCGGCGCGGAGTTCCCCATTCAGAAGGTGACTGAGGACCTGCACGACCTGCTGGAGAACACGCGCCTGGGTCCCTCCACAGGAGCCATCGTAGAGGAGGCCCGCCGCCGCGCCATTCCCGTGCGCCGGCTGAACAGCCACTCGCTGGTGCAGCTGGGGCTGGGCATCAACCTGCGCCGCGTGCAGGCCGCCATGAGCGACTACACCAGCGCCATCGGGGTGGAGATCGCGCAGGACAAGGACGACACCCGCCGCGTGCTGGGGGCCATCGGCCTGCCGGTGCCGGAGGGCGGCGTGGCCAGCACGCTGGACGGCATCCTGGAGACGGCGCACGACATCGGCTGGCCGGTGCTCATCAAGCCGCTGGACGCCAGCCACGGCCGCGGCATCAGCGGACGGCTGGAGAACGACGAGCAGATCGCGGCCGCGTTCGAGGTGGCGCGCACCTATTCGCGCCGCGTCGTCATTGAGCAGTTCGTCACCGGGCGCGACTACCGCGTGCTGGTGGTGGATGGCAAGCTGGCCGCCGTCGCGGAGCGCGTCCCCGCGCATGTCGTCGGTGATGGGACGAGCAGCGTGGCGGAGCTCATCACCATCGCCAACCGCGATCCGCGGCGGGGCAGCGGCCACTCGCGCACGCTCACGCACCTTCCCGCGGACAAGGCGACGGAGACCTATCTGGCCTCGTGCGGACTGTCGCTGGCGCACGTGCCCGCGCCGGGGGAGACGGTGTTCCTGCGCGCGACGGCCAACCTGTCCACGGGCGGCACCTCCATCGACCGCACGGACGAAATCCATCCCGACAACATCACCGCCTGCGAGATGGCGGCGGGCGTGGTGGGGCTGGACATCGCCGGCATCGACGTGCTGTCGCCTGACATCAGCGTGCCGTTCCGCGAGAACGGCGCGGTGATCATCGAGGTGAACGCCGCGCCCGGGCTGCGGATGCACACGCATCCGTCGGAAGGGCAGGGACGGCAGGTGGGCGCGCCCATCATCGACATGCTGTATCCGCCGGGCTCGCCCTACACCATTCCCGTCATCGCCATCACGGGGACGAACGGCAAGACGACCACGACGCGGCTGACGGCGCACCTGTTCCGGCAGACGGGCAAGACGGTCGGCTTCACCACGACGGACGGCGTCTACCTGCAGAACCGCATGGTGATGGAGGGCGACATGACCGGCCCGTTCAGCGCCAACATCATCCTGTCGAACCCGACGGTGGAGGTGGCGGTGCTGGAAACGGCGCGCGGCGGCGTGATCCGCGCGGGGCTGGGCTTTGACGAGTGCGACGTGGGCGTGGTGCTGAACGTGAGCGCCGACCACCTCGGGCTGCGCGGCATCAACACGGTGGAGCAGCTGGCCGAGGTGAAGTCGGTGGTCCCCGCCGTGGTGAAGCGCGAGGGGCACGCGGTGCTGAACGCCGACGATCCGCTCGTCTACGCCATGCGCGACCGCAGCGGCGGCGACATCGTCCTGTTCAGCACGATGGCGGCGGGGGAGAACGCGCTGTTCGACGACCACATCGAGCGCGGCGGCATCGGGGCGCGCATCGAGAACGACGAGTTCGTCATCCGCCGCGGCCGGCTGCGCATTCCCATCGCCAGCGTGCGCGAGGTGCCGCTGATGATGGGCGGCGCCGCGCGGTTCCAGCAGCAGAACGTGCTGGCCGCCATCTGCACGGCGTACGTGCAGGGGGTGCGCTACGATACCATCCGCGCCGGCCTGCTCTCGTTCTTCCCGTCCCCCAGCATGACGCCGGGGCGGTTGAACATGGTGCGCCTGGGCGACGTGCGCGTGCTGATCGACTATGCGCACAACCCGGCGGCGGTGGAGGGGCTGGTGGAGATGGTGAACGAGCTTCCCGCGCGGATGCGCGTGGGCGTGATCGGCGCGCCCGGCGACCGGCGCGACGACGACATCCGCGAACTGGGCCGGCTGTGCAGCGGGTTGGACCGCGTATTCGTCAAGGAAGACAAGGACCTGCGCGGCCGCGAACCGCGCGAGAGCGCCCTGCTGATGATCGAGGGGCTGCGCGAGGGCGGCATGGCGGAGGATGCCATCGAGATCGTGCTGGACGAGTACGACGCCGTGGACCGCGCGCTTTCCGTCGTGGACGCGGGCGACCTGGTGATGATGCTGGCGGACAAGGTGGAGGGCGTGCTGAAGCACGTGCAGCGGCGGCAGGGGACGGCGTAG
- a CDS encoding ParB/RepB/Spo0J family partition protein, with product MALAKKGRLGKGLGALLGEYSAEPTPADGESITSVQTARITANPFQPRREFTPEQLSELEESIRQNGLLQPLVVRRAQEGAPEGAEWELVAGERRWRAVRRLGWANVPVVVRDLDDRAMLVLAIVENVQRAELSPLEEAAAYRRLMDEFNFTQAEVAESVGRERSTVANLLRLLALPASVQRLVNEGQLSMGHARALLGLEDEREMSDLARQAAVSGMTVRAVEERVRDRRPAAAARGADRAPASGADAHVRGLESELQRHFGTQVRIRSQPGNQGRVEIPFLNADDFERVMDLLLGPERMK from the coding sequence ATGGCGCTCGCAAAGAAGGGGCGGCTGGGCAAGGGCCTAGGCGCGCTGCTGGGAGAGTACTCCGCCGAGCCCACGCCGGCGGACGGGGAAAGCATCACCAGCGTGCAGACGGCGCGCATTACCGCCAACCCGTTTCAGCCGCGCCGGGAGTTCACCCCCGAGCAGCTTTCGGAGCTGGAAGAAAGCATCCGGCAGAACGGGCTGCTGCAGCCGCTCGTGGTGCGCCGCGCGCAGGAAGGGGCGCCGGAGGGGGCGGAGTGGGAACTGGTGGCCGGCGAGCGCCGCTGGCGCGCGGTGCGCCGCCTGGGCTGGGCCAACGTCCCCGTCGTGGTACGTGACCTGGACGACCGCGCCATGCTGGTGCTGGCCATCGTCGAGAACGTGCAGCGCGCCGAACTTTCTCCGCTGGAAGAGGCCGCGGCGTACCGCCGGCTGATGGACGAGTTCAACTTCACCCAGGCGGAAGTCGCCGAGAGCGTGGGGCGCGAGCGCAGCACGGTGGCCAACCTGCTGCGGCTGCTTGCTCTTCCCGCCAGCGTGCAGCGCCTGGTGAACGAGGGCCAGCTTTCCATGGGCCACGCCCGCGCGCTGCTGGGGCTGGAGGACGAGCGCGAGATGTCGGACCTGGCGCGCCAGGCGGCCGTGAGCGGAATGACGGTGCGCGCGGTGGAAGAGCGCGTCCGCGACCGCCGCCCCGCCGCCGCCGCGCGCGGCGCCGACCGCGCGCCCGCATCCGGCGCGGATGCGCACGTCCGCGGGCTGGAGTCGGAGTTGCAGCGGCACTTTGGCACGCAGGTGCGCATCCGTTCGCAGCCCGGCAACCAGGGACGCGTAGAGATTCCGTTCCTCAACGCGGACGACTTTGAGCGGGTGATGGACCTGCTCCTGGGCCCGGAACGGATGAAGTAG
- a CDS encoding bactofilin family protein yields MLGRKETERTAAVRAGGGEASMSIIGPGMNIVGDITTDGTVRVEGRVEGTIRAGKAVIVGRGGEIIGDVATQDAVIGGRIRGTLVAESRLELQASSDIEGQIRAPEQHLLLEEGARFNGQIQMGSGGQTAIPSRTGAENSTSA; encoded by the coding sequence ATGCTGGGACGCAAGGAAACGGAACGTACGGCGGCGGTGCGCGCCGGGGGCGGTGAGGCTTCCATGTCCATCATCGGGCCCGGGATGAACATCGTGGGCGACATCACCACCGACGGTACGGTGCGGGTGGAGGGCCGGGTGGAGGGAACGATCCGCGCGGGCAAGGCGGTGATCGTGGGCCGCGGCGGCGAGATCATCGGCGATGTCGCCACGCAGGACGCGGTGATCGGCGGGCGCATTCGCGGCACGCTGGTGGCGGAAAGCCGGCTGGAGCTGCAGGCCAGCAGCGACATCGAGGGGCAGATCCGCGCGCCGGAGCAGCACCTGCTGCTGGAGGAAGGCGCCCGCTTCAACGGGCAGATCCAGATGGGGAGCGGCGGGCAGACCGCGATTCCGTCACGGACCGGGGCCGAGAACTCCACATCCGCCTGA
- a CDS encoding cyanophycin synthetase family protein, with product MPRPDPHSEIRLTGLRSLRGANFWSRRPITRMDVAVGEYDEIHSAEVPGFTEALLKAMPGLWEHRCSIGERGGFVTRLRRGTYAPHIAEHVGLELQTMIGHDVGYGRARGGDREGEYTVVFEHLHAEVGMRAAALALETVQRAFAGELDTVDHAVAELQALAEAPDIPGLTSRVLCGITGGGDRAAVRDEMLRRGVSDAELIVDVTPSYLLNAGLPYARSEIAVILDTDLQDVPERYREEGRNEQLVSVLADGVRRDGIVIVPAPEWEVQDAARAAQCRVAVFSTRDTVPVRHTRVAIAVGMVRDGRIVIETRGEVDDAGPLRADENAGVQVAAALAVHALHELEREDTRD from the coding sequence ATGCCGCGTCCCGATCCGCACAGCGAGATCCGCCTGACCGGCCTGCGCTCCCTGCGCGGCGCCAACTTCTGGTCGCGCCGGCCCATCACCCGCATGGACGTGGCCGTCGGCGAGTACGACGAGATCCACTCGGCGGAGGTGCCGGGCTTTACCGAGGCGCTGCTCAAGGCCATGCCCGGCTTGTGGGAGCACCGCTGCAGCATCGGCGAGCGCGGCGGCTTCGTGACGCGGCTGCGGCGGGGAACGTACGCCCCGCACATCGCGGAGCACGTGGGGCTGGAGCTGCAGACGATGATTGGCCACGACGTGGGCTACGGCCGCGCGCGCGGCGGCGACCGCGAGGGCGAGTACACCGTCGTATTCGAGCACCTGCACGCGGAGGTCGGGATGCGCGCCGCGGCGCTGGCGCTGGAAACGGTGCAGCGCGCCTTTGCCGGCGAGCTGGACACGGTGGATCACGCCGTCGCCGAGCTGCAGGCGCTGGCCGAGGCGCCGGACATTCCCGGGCTGACGTCGCGCGTGCTGTGCGGCATTACCGGCGGCGGCGACCGGGCGGCGGTGCGTGACGAAATGCTGCGGCGCGGCGTCTCGGACGCGGAACTGATCGTGGACGTGACGCCGTCGTACCTGCTGAACGCGGGGCTGCCGTACGCGCGCAGCGAGATCGCCGTCATTCTGGACACGGATCTGCAGGACGTGCCGGAGCGCTACCGTGAGGAGGGGCGCAACGAGCAGCTCGTCTCCGTGCTGGCGGACGGCGTGCGGCGCGACGGCATCGTCATCGTTCCCGCGCCGGAGTGGGAGGTGCAGGACGCGGCCCGCGCGGCGCAGTGCCGGGTGGCCGTATTTTCCACCCGCGACACCGTGCCCGTGCGCCACACGCGCGTGGCCATTGCCGTGGGGATGGTGCGCGACGGCCGCATCGTCATCGAGACGCGCGGCGAGGTGGACGACGCCGGGCCGCTGCGCGCGGACGAGAACGCGGGGGTGCAGGTAGCCGCCGCGCTGGCCGTGCACGCGCTGCACGAACTTGAACGGGAAGACACACGGGATTGA
- a CDS encoding class I SAM-dependent methyltransferase gives MRRDRIHGGKRMMRLGAVLVLCVAACARAEHAPARADAIAAIGPRGIPADSFPEAARPVASIVTDTWSSEDERDSAGEAEKVMDLLAITPGMTVADVGAGSGYYTVRLSPRVGPRGKVIAQDIVARYLDGLRQRVRTDSLSNVQLALGAPHDPRLPRASVDLVMLVHMYHEVEQPYAFLANLRPSLRPGGRVAVVDLDRATQRHGTPLPLLECEFAAVGYTRTETHDLGGGSGYLAVFRATDGPAPRPSDVRPCPAGGER, from the coding sequence ATGCGGCGGGACAGGATCCATGGCGGAAAGCGGATGATGCGGCTGGGCGCCGTCCTCGTGCTGTGCGTGGCGGCGTGCGCGCGCGCGGAGCATGCGCCGGCGCGGGCGGACGCCATCGCCGCGATCGGGCCGCGCGGAATTCCGGCGGACTCCTTTCCCGAGGCGGCGCGGCCGGTGGCGTCCATCGTCACTGATACGTGGAGCAGCGAGGACGAGCGGGACAGCGCGGGCGAGGCGGAAAAGGTCATGGACCTGCTCGCCATCACGCCGGGGATGACGGTGGCGGACGTGGGCGCGGGGAGCGGCTACTACACCGTGCGCCTGTCGCCGCGCGTGGGGCCGCGGGGCAAGGTGATCGCGCAGGACATCGTGGCGCGGTACCTGGACGGGCTGCGCCAGCGCGTGCGGACGGATTCGCTGAGCAACGTGCAGCTGGCGCTCGGCGCGCCGCACGATCCTCGTCTTCCCCGGGCCTCTGTGGACCTCGTGATGCTGGTGCACATGTACCACGAGGTGGAGCAGCCCTACGCCTTTCTCGCCAACCTGCGGCCTTCTCTGCGCCCCGGCGGCCGCGTGGCCGTGGTGGACCTGGACCGCGCGACGCAGCGGCACGGAACGCCGCTTCCCCTGCTGGAATGCGAGTTTGCCGCCGTCGGCTACACGCGGACGGAGACGCACGACCTGGGCGGCGGCAGCGGCTACCTGGCCGTATTTCGCGCCACGGACGGCCCGGCGCCGCGGCCCTCCGACGTGCGCCCCTGCCCCGCCGGCGGGGAACGATGA
- a CDS encoding HD-GYP domain-containing protein, with protein sequence MAKETVDRTGLRVVLIAAGALLGFAWMMDASTRQRRLAEMHRDMVDLLLNALTAGDPVTARHSRRVADLSYAVALAAGMTDSDLRTLRVAALLHDMGKIDDRFFHIVHSRQKLTPEQRAEIKNHPHESAHILAPLEGEHPGIRQIVSSHHECWDGSGYPHSAAGEDIPLGARIIALADAFDAMTQPRKYRDAMPVEDALAELRKGSGTQFDPHLVKLTADPEVRETWEKVVERDLFAERCALDGVTE encoded by the coding sequence ATGGCCAAAGAAACTGTGGACAGAACCGGGTTGCGCGTCGTGCTCATCGCGGCGGGAGCGCTGCTGGGCTTCGCCTGGATGATGGACGCCAGCACCCGCCAGCGGCGCTTGGCGGAGATGCACCGCGACATGGTGGACCTGCTGCTGAACGCGCTCACCGCGGGCGACCCCGTCACGGCGCGCCACAGCCGGCGCGTGGCGGACCTCAGCTACGCCGTCGCGCTCGCCGCGGGGATGACGGACAGCGATCTGCGCACCCTGCGGGTGGCCGCGCTGCTGCACGACATGGGCAAGATCGACGACCGCTTCTTTCACATCGTGCACTCGCGGCAGAAGCTTACGCCGGAGCAGCGGGCGGAGATCAAGAACCACCCGCACGAAAGCGCCCACATCCTGGCGCCGCTGGAAGGGGAGCACCCGGGAATCCGCCAGATCGTGTCGTCGCACCACGAGTGCTGGGACGGCAGCGGCTACCCGCACAGCGCCGCGGGCGAAGACATTCCGCTGGGCGCCCGCATCATCGCCTTGGCCGACGCGTTCGACGCCATGACGCAGCCGCGCAAATACCGCGACGCCATGCCGGTGGAAGACGCCCTGGCCGAGCTGCGAAAGGGCTCGGGCACCCAGTTCGACCCGCACCTGGTCAAGCTGACCGCCGACCCCGAAGTGCGCGAAACATGGGAAAAAGTCGTGGAACGCGACCTGTTCGCCGAGCGCTGCGCCCTGGACGGGGTAACGGAATAA